TTATTAATTCCAGCCGTAACCTCTATTTCTGTCATCCGCGAGAACTGAGTTCATTACTCAGCAATATCATTCAGGATTATAGTGATATTGGCAAAGTCTGCATTCCCGTAGAGTACCAGAATGCCCATTTATTGCTGACAAACACCTTGACGGATTGTGATTCCGTGATCCTGCTTCCTGGACTCAAAGATGAGCCGGATAATCAACTCATTACCTTGATTCGCGAGCATGAGGCCGCCTCACTGGCAGTCGCCTGCCATCAGAGCGGCGCGACGCTTGCCGATGTAACCTTATATACGCCTCAGTCCAGCGTCAGCCCCCTCAGTTTCGCCGCACTGAAAATGTCTTTACACACGCTTTTTTTCCACGCGCTGCAATATTGCTATCTGAATATGAATAATGAAAAGGCGCCTCATAAACAATGATCATCGACCGGGTTGAGGGGGAATAACGAACCCTGCCTTAATCAAAGAAATTAAAGCCAGCAAAACGGTTTATGAGGCGTAAACCACCGATGAGTTATAACTGCACAATACGTCCTGTCGATAACGAATGATGTACGGCTTCACATATTAACGTCGCCTGCAACCCATCATCAGCGGTTGCCAGATAAGGGGTATCAAATAATATGTGCTCAACAAAATCATGTATTGGCTGAATCCCATAGCCACTGGCTTTATTATTAACGTAATTAATAAAATTATAATTTGGCGTTGCACTGCGCTGAGGGGTGAACATTTCATATCCCCGCAACTGCGCATCGGCGCGATAATAGTTATTCTCGGTAATAACAAAACTACGCCCATCGTTTGCTTTGGGAAATGAAGGTGGTAAGCACCACCCCACTTCAACGGTCCATTGCGCGCCATTATCAAAGGTGACAAACGACTGAATGGTATCCCAGGAATCAACGCCTTCCGCCACCAGCTTCTTCTTCTGCCCTATCGCATAGACGCTCACCGCATTGGCACCGTTCATATAATATCTAATCAAATCAAAACAATGCGTTCCGAGAAAATGAACGGGAGAACTCTCATTCGCCCATGACAGCCAGTTTTTCGGCACGTCGATAATATCGTCCATGCTCATATAGCCACGCAGGACCTGACCGGTTTCGGGTTTCAGCAGCTCATGGTGAATATGCTGTGCCATCCCGTCCCAACGCTTGTGGTAATCAACGCCAATCTTCACTCCTTGTTGCTGCGCACAGCGGATGATTTCCCGACATTCCGCTGACGTTGTCGCCATCGGTTTCTCAATCAGCACATGTTTGCCCGCCCTGATGGCTTCAATCGTGGCATCAAAGTGGAACGGATCCGGCGTCGCGATTGATATCAGATCAACGTCCGTCGCGGCAAACAACTCTGCCAGCGAGGCATAACCAGGCACCTGAAACTCCGCCGCAACGTTGGCGCGGATGTCCGGATTGATCTCGCAAAACCCCACCAGGTTCACCCACGGATTATAGTGATACGCATTGATATGATGTTTGCCATAAATACCGGCCCCCACCACCGCGGCATTGATTTTGTTCATTACACATTTCCTCAGTTAAACAAGCCAAACGAAAACAGATAACCGATGGCCACCGCCAGAGGCGCGGTAATCATCCGTGACAGCAAGAAAGAGGGCACGCCAAGACGAATGGTTTTCTCTTTCGCCTCCTGCATGGAAAGCCCAACGGGAATGAAATCGGCACCGACCTGGACGTTAATCGCGAACAGCGCCGGCAACGCCATCAGCGGTGAAACCACCCCGCTACCGATTAGCGTTCCTACCAGCACACCAACGACCTGCGCAATCGCCGCGCCAGGAGCCAGAATGGGAGAGATGAAGGGCAGACCACAAATAATCGCAATCACAAACAGACCGGTTAACGATCCGGCAAGCGGCGACAGCGCATTCCCGGTCCACTGACCAATCGCGGTCTCCTGAACCAGAGCGATCAGAACCGAGATAAAGGCCATAAAGGGGATCACGTTTTTAATACACAGCTCGACCGATTCACGCGCCGAGGAGTAGAGCAGGCTGACAAAGTTACCGATTCCCGTCGCAAAACGCGTCATCAACTCCAGCGCGGTGTTGGTCGCGGAACCGCGTGGTTTTGCCTCCACGCGTTCGTGAGCCACGGCACAGGCATGGTCTGCCGGGAGAGGATCACTGAGCTCAACGTTTTCCTCCCCGGTTACCGGTTGATTAATGGTTTCAATCAGCGAAAGCGATTCAAGACTGACATCAGAGATGTAAATATCTTCGGTGATATATTTCGCCAGCGGCCCCATCGCACCGGTAGGGAGTACGTTGATTGTCTTGATTCTTTTCTGCGGATAAATGCCGCAGCGCAGTGAACCGCCACAGTTGATGACCACACAAAGGATTTTCTTATCATCCGGCATGGCGTCAAAGCCGTTAACCACGGTCATTTCCAGCATTTCACCCAGTTTTTTCGCGACCGGATCAATGGTTTTGCCGGTAAGCGACAGGATGACCATGCGGGTATCGCGAGATAAATACATGTCATCGCCAATCCCTGAATGACCTTTTTTAATCAGTACGGTTTTCATTGGTTTTCCTCATTATTGTCAATGGGCCAATCAATTCATTTACGGATGGAGAACAATGACTGTTAACGTGTAATGAACCATAGGCTATTGGCTTTTCAGCCCCGTCAAATACCACTGTCACATGACCTAACTCGCATAAATTTTGCCATGCGGCCTCTCCCCAGCAGGTTATATTCCAGGTCTGATTATTAATCTGCAGAACTTAATCCATTGTTTTTTGTAATGGGGTAACATCACAAACAATATTCTTAATGACCAGGACATAATCGAGATAATCTTCCGGAGCATGGTCATTAAAGGTAATCAACATGCCATTAAGCAGTCCCTCTTCCACTTTTCTTCCAGCCTTTACGACGTCAGCCGAAAATAGTACTTTCATTGTTTTCCCTTATTCCTGATTAAGTTCGCGTTTCTCCAGCCGGGTGAAGATATATTCCGTCAGAAAACCACGGATAAAACCGAGTAGAATACCCGCAGCGATATAGCGTAATGCCAGGTCGGCAACCGGTAGATCGAGTCGCGTCAGGCCAGCGGCGACGCCCAGCCAGATAAAGAGTTCAGATGGCACAATGTGTGGGAACAGAGAGGTCAGCGGGTGTACGGTGCTGCCCAGCGCATCCTGATAAGCGGGTTTACAACGTTCGGGCAGAAATTTACCCATCGTCAGCGCACCCGGACTGCTAAGAAAGAACCAGGCAAAACTCGGCAAAATTCCATAGGTTAATATTTTTGACTTCCCCATCAGGGTGGCGACTTTTTCCATTCGCTGTTGGCCAATTAATTTCATAATAAAATTAACGGTCAAAATTAAGGTTATCAGCATCGGAATGGTACTGACGATCATCCCGGAGAATATCTTACCTGCGCTCTGGAAAAGATGGATAAAGCCTTCTGCTATTTCAACTATCATAGTTAATTCCCAACGTGTAGGTATAAGTATATTCATCCGTCAGAAGTGTATTGACAGATGAAGGCAGCCAACGCTTTTGTCTTTAAGAATTCAGATGATGTTATTTAATAATTTTTCAGTTCTCCTGGCAGTAAGGGCTCGTAAATATCGCGGTTTGGTAACAGGAAAGTTAACGGGAAATGGCTGCACAAACAGTGAGCACCTTCACAGAGTTATAATTATTCATTTTATTTTGTATTTTTATACATGAAGGAAAAAGTCACCGGACAGGACCTTTTGGCAAGGGGAAATGGTGAATTCAGGACGAAAAAAAGGGAGGCAGCGCCTCCCTTTTTTGCAGTCGTTAAACTCGCCGATTACTCGTCAGCGTCATCAGCGACATCGTCGTCGGTTTCCGCTTCCGGGGCGATATCATCATCCCCTTCCGCCGCGCTACCGTCGATGGAGTCGAGTTCTTCGTCATCCACCGGCTCAGCTACACGCTGCAGACCCACCACGTTTTCATCTTCCGCCGTACGGATGAGGATTACGCCCTGAGTATTACGTCCTACCACGCTGATTTCCGACACGCGAGTACGCACCAGCGTACCGGCATCGGTGATCATCATGATCTGGTCGCAATCATCAACCTGCACCGCGCCAACAACAGAACCGTTGCGCTCGGTCACTTTGATAGAGATAACGCCTTGCGTCGCACGGGACTTGGTCGGATACTCTTCCGCCGCCGTACGCTTACCGTAACCATTTTGCGTCACGGTCAGGATCGCGCCTTCACCACGTGGAATAATCAGGG
The sequence above is drawn from the Citrobacter amalonaticus genome and encodes:
- a CDS encoding MurR/RpiR family transcriptional regulator, whose protein sequence is MNIIEQLQLLVKTGTHAEQTISRYILATLSGAEKLTSTAISKKTQTSQPSIVRFAQSLGYTGFTSFKYDLIKCLRSAPEALLPAQATKNNVILGEFINNNNPAALNTFFEIINSSRNLYFCHPRELSSLLSNIIQDYSDIGKVCIPVEYQNAHLLLTNTLTDCDSVILLPGLKDEPDNQLITLIREHEAASLAVACHQSGATLADVTLYTPQSSVSPLSFAALKMSLHTLFFHALQYCYLNMNNEKAPHKQ
- a CDS encoding PTS glucitol/sorbitol transporter subunit IIA, whose amino-acid sequence is MQINNQTWNITCWGEAAWQNLCELGHVTVVFDGAEKPIAYGSLHVNSHCSPSVNELIGPLTIMRKTNENRTD
- the srlE gene encoding PTS glucitol/sorbitol transporter subunit IIB, whose product is MKTVLIKKGHSGIGDDMYLSRDTRMVILSLTGKTIDPVAKKLGEMLEMTVVNGFDAMPDDKKILCVVINCGGSLRCGIYPQKRIKTINVLPTGAMGPLAKYITEDIYISDVSLESLSLIETINQPVTGEENVELSDPLPADHACAVAHERVEAKPRGSATNTALELMTRFATGIGNFVSLLYSSARESVELCIKNVIPFMAFISVLIALVQETAIGQWTGNALSPLAGSLTGLFVIAIICGLPFISPILAPGAAIAQVVGVLVGTLIGSGVVSPLMALPALFAINVQVGADFIPVGLSMQEAKEKTIRLGVPSFLLSRMITAPLAVAIGYLFSFGLFN
- a CDS encoding Gfo/Idh/MocA family protein, whose protein sequence is MNKINAAVVGAGIYGKHHINAYHYNPWVNLVGFCEINPDIRANVAAEFQVPGYASLAELFAATDVDLISIATPDPFHFDATIEAIRAGKHVLIEKPMATTSAECREIIRCAQQQGVKIGVDYHKRWDGMAQHIHHELLKPETGQVLRGYMSMDDIIDVPKNWLSWANESSPVHFLGTHCFDLIRYYMNGANAVSVYAIGQKKKLVAEGVDSWDTIQSFVTFDNGAQWTVEVGWCLPPSFPKANDGRSFVITENNYYRADAQLRGYEMFTPQRSATPNYNFINYVNNKASGYGIQPIHDFVEHILFDTPYLATADDGLQATLICEAVHHSLSTGRIVQL
- the srlA gene encoding PTS glucitol/sorbitol transporter subunit IIC; its protein translation is MIVEIAEGFIHLFQSAGKIFSGMIVSTIPMLITLILTVNFIMKLIGQQRMEKVATLMGKSKILTYGILPSFAWFFLSSPGALTMGKFLPERCKPAYQDALGSTVHPLTSLFPHIVPSELFIWLGVAAGLTRLDLPVADLALRYIAAGILLGFIRGFLTEYIFTRLEKRELNQE